One window of Erwinia aphidicola genomic DNA carries:
- a CDS encoding YobH family protein, with protein MKFLLRIVALLVIIWLAMLLTGYGILTGSTKNVAGMGLQCQYLTARGMVIAQYLHTDSGIIGVTDCPLLKKSSEVVDN; from the coding sequence ATGAAATTTTTGCTACGTATTGTCGCGCTGCTGGTCATTATCTGGCTGGCTATGCTGCTGACTGGCTATGGCATTCTGACGGGCAGCACTAAAAACGTTGCGGGAATGGGCTTACAGTGTCAGTACCTGACCGCACGCGGCATGGTGATTGCACAGTATCTGCACACCGACAGCGGCATTATTGGAGTGACGGATTGCCCGCTGCTGAAGAAAAGCAGCGAAGTCGTGGATAATTGA
- a CDS encoding PTS mannose/fructose/sorbose transporter subunit IIC — protein MEITTLQIVLIFIVACIAGMGSILDEFQFHRPLVACTLVGMILGDMKTGIIIGGTLEMIALGWMNIGAAVAPDAALASIISTILVIAGGQSVGAGIALAIPLAAAGQVLTIIVRTITVAFQHAADKAAEKGNLTAISWIHVSALVLQAMRIAIPAVIVAVSVGTSVVQELLNSIPEVVTNGLNIAGGMIVVVGYAMVINMMRAGYLMPFFYLGFVTAAFTNFNLVALGVIGVVMAMLYIQLAPKYNRVAGAQAAGPANNDLDNELD, from the coding sequence ATGGAGATTACCACGCTGCAAATTGTTCTGATATTTATCGTTGCCTGTATTGCGGGCATGGGCTCGATCCTCGATGAATTTCAGTTCCACCGGCCACTCGTGGCCTGTACGTTAGTCGGCATGATCCTCGGTGATATGAAAACCGGGATTATTATCGGCGGTACGCTGGAAATGATCGCACTAGGGTGGATGAACATTGGCGCCGCCGTGGCGCCGGATGCTGCACTCGCTTCGATCATCTCGACCATTCTGGTTATTGCCGGTGGGCAGAGCGTGGGTGCCGGTATCGCACTGGCTATCCCGCTGGCAGCAGCCGGTCAGGTTCTGACCATTATTGTCCGTACCATCACCGTTGCGTTCCAGCACGCTGCCGATAAAGCAGCTGAAAAGGGCAACCTGACTGCAATTTCCTGGATCCACGTCTCTGCGCTGGTGCTGCAGGCAATGCGTATCGCGATCCCTGCCGTGATTGTTGCCGTTTCTGTCGGTACCAGCGTGGTTCAGGAACTGCTGAACTCTATCCCGGAAGTGGTCACCAACGGTCTGAATATCGCCGGTGGCATGATCGTGGTGGTCGGTTACGCCATGGTTATTAACATGATGCGTGCAGGCTACCTGATGCCGTTCTTCTACCTTGGTTTCGTGACCGCTGCCTTCACCAACTTCAACCTGGTGGCTCTGGGCGTCATCGGCGTAGTGATGGCCATGCTGTATATCCAGCTGGCGCCAAAATATAACCGTGTTGCCGGTGCGCAGGCAGCAGGTCCGGCTAATAACGACCTTGATAACGAACTCGATTAA
- the rlmA gene encoding 23S rRNA (guanine(745)-N(1))-methyltransferase, whose protein sequence is MSYQCPLCQQPLTFDQRTWRCENQHQFDQAKEGYVNLLPVQHKRSKQPGDSADMMQARRNFLDAGHYQPLRLQVGDLLERVLPADDVSVLDIGCGEGYYTHEVASRLQARGQAEVHGLDVAKIAVRYGAKRYRNVEFCVASSHRLPFSDRQFDAVLRIYAPCKAEELARVVKPQGYVLTVTPGPRHLMQFKALIYQDVQLHDTTPEQMPGFTLVEQQQLSYPMTLNSEESAALLQMTPFAWRARPEVWGILATTEQFECETDFTLRLWQRDDEIVQDVSDSPA, encoded by the coding sequence ATGTCGTACCAGTGTCCTCTTTGCCAGCAGCCGCTGACGTTTGACCAGCGCACCTGGCGTTGTGAAAATCAGCACCAGTTTGACCAGGCGAAAGAGGGCTATGTCAACCTGCTGCCGGTACAGCATAAGCGCTCTAAGCAGCCGGGCGACAGTGCGGATATGATGCAGGCACGGCGCAATTTCCTTGATGCCGGTCACTACCAGCCACTGCGGCTGCAGGTCGGTGATTTGCTTGAGCGTGTGCTGCCGGCAGATGACGTCAGCGTGCTGGATATCGGCTGTGGGGAAGGCTATTACACCCATGAAGTTGCCAGCCGCCTGCAGGCCAGAGGTCAGGCTGAAGTGCACGGTCTTGATGTGGCTAAAATTGCCGTGCGCTATGGCGCTAAGCGCTATCGTAACGTGGAGTTTTGCGTCGCATCCAGCCACCGCCTGCCGTTCAGCGATCGGCAGTTTGACGCGGTACTGCGCATCTACGCGCCCTGCAAGGCTGAAGAGTTGGCGCGCGTCGTCAAGCCGCAGGGCTACGTACTTACCGTCACGCCAGGTCCGCGCCATTTAATGCAGTTTAAAGCGCTGATTTACCAGGATGTGCAGCTACACGACACCACGCCTGAGCAGATGCCCGGCTTCACGCTGGTTGAGCAGCAGCAGCTCTCCTACCCGATGACGCTTAACAGTGAAGAGTCCGCGGCGCTGCTGCAGATGACGCCGTTTGCCTGGCGTGCGCGCCCTGAAGTGTGGGGGATTCTGGCCACCACCGAGCAGTTTGAGTGTGAAACTGACTTCACGCTGCGCCTTTGGCAGCGTGACGACGAAATCGTGCAGGATGTCAGCGACTCTCCAGCATAA
- a CDS encoding MFS transporter has protein sequence MHSTSANDGLPLPQRYGAILAIALGITVAVLDGAIANVALPTIARELNASPAESIWIVNAYQLAIIISLLTLSFLGDMLGYRRIYQWGLVLFSCTSLFCALSDSLGMLTFARVLQGFGGAALMSVNTALIRIIYPQRHLGRGMGINSLIVAVSSAAGPTVAAAILSVASWQWLFLINVPVGIAALVLALRYLPDNPQKASGQRFDLLSSVMNALTFGLLISLLSGFAQGQNGKLLLAELVALLLVGTLFIRRQLRLEFPLLPVDLFRIPIFAMSIGTSVCSFCAQMLAMVSLPFFLQSVLGRSEAATGLLLTPWPLATMVMAPIAGRLIERFHAGLLGAIGLAMFAAGLFALALLPASPSDADIIWRMMLCGAGFGLFQSPNNHTIISSAPRHRSGGASGMLGTARLLGQTSGAALVALMFNLFANQGTHLSLLLAGSFAAIAALVSALRITQPGNQRA, from the coding sequence ATGCACTCAACTTCAGCCAACGACGGATTGCCGCTACCCCAGCGCTACGGGGCCATACTGGCTATTGCACTCGGCATCACGGTGGCCGTGCTGGATGGCGCGATTGCCAATGTGGCGCTGCCGACGATTGCCCGCGAGCTGAATGCCAGCCCGGCAGAGTCAATCTGGATTGTTAACGCCTACCAGCTGGCCATTATTATTTCGCTGCTGACCCTCTCTTTTCTTGGCGATATGCTCGGCTACCGCCGTATCTATCAGTGGGGGCTGGTGCTGTTCAGCTGTACGTCTCTGTTCTGTGCGCTGTCGGACTCGCTCGGCATGTTGACCTTTGCCCGCGTGCTGCAGGGCTTCGGCGGTGCCGCGCTGATGAGCGTTAACACCGCTCTGATACGCATTATCTACCCGCAACGCCATCTTGGTCGCGGCATGGGAATTAACTCGCTGATTGTGGCGGTATCCAGCGCTGCCGGGCCGACCGTTGCCGCCGCCATTCTCTCGGTGGCGTCCTGGCAATGGCTGTTCCTGATTAACGTCCCTGTCGGCATCGCCGCGCTGGTGCTGGCCCTGCGCTATTTACCGGATAATCCGCAGAAAGCCAGCGGGCAGCGATTTGATCTGCTGAGCAGCGTGATGAATGCGTTAACCTTTGGCCTGCTTATCTCGCTGCTGAGTGGTTTTGCCCAGGGCCAGAACGGAAAACTGCTGCTGGCTGAACTGGTGGCGCTGCTGCTGGTCGGAACCCTGTTCATCCGGCGCCAGCTGCGGCTGGAGTTCCCGCTGCTGCCGGTTGACCTGTTCCGTATTCCTATTTTCGCCATGTCGATTGGCACCTCCGTGTGCTCGTTCTGCGCGCAAATGTTGGCCATGGTCTCTCTGCCCTTCTTCCTGCAAAGCGTGCTGGGACGCAGCGAGGCGGCAACCGGCCTGCTGCTGACGCCGTGGCCGCTGGCGACGATGGTGATGGCACCCATTGCCGGGCGGCTGATTGAGCGCTTCCACGCCGGCCTGCTCGGCGCGATTGGCCTGGCAATGTTTGCCGCCGGGCTGTTTGCGCTCGCCCTGCTACCCGCCAGCCCATCAGACGCCGATATTATCTGGCGCATGATGCTGTGCGGTGCCGGATTTGGTCTGTTCCAGTCCCCGAATAATCACACGATTATCTCTTCGGCCCCGCGTCACCGCAGCGGAGGAGCCAGTGGCATGCTCGGTACCGCCCGCCTGCTCGGTCAGACCAGCGGCGCGGCCCTTGTCGCCCTGATGTTCAACCTGTTTGCTAACCAGGGCACCCATCTCTCACTGTTGCTGGCGGGCAGCTTCGCCGCTATCGCCGCGCTGGTCAGCGCCCTGCGCATTACACAGCCGGGCAATCAACGGGCATAA
- a CDS encoding TerC family protein: MEFLLDPSIWAGLFTLIVLEIVLGIDNLVFIAILADKLPPKQRDKARLIGLSLALIMRLGLLSLISWMVTLTRPLFSVGEFSFSGRDLILLVGGLFLLFKATMELHERLENREMNDGGNKGYASFWAVVVQIVILDAVFSLDAVITAVGMVNNLAIMMTAVVIAMGVMLLASKPLTNFVNAHPTVVVLCLSFLLMIGLSLVAEGFGFHIPKGYLYAAIGFSILIELFNQIARHNFMRHQERRPMRERTAEAIQRLMGGRRQSEVQNSESSEVAAIMPQEAFKDEERYMINGVLTLASRSVRSIMTPRGEISWVDATRPLDEVRLQLLDTPHSLFPVCRGELDEIIGVVRAKELLVALDHGIDVATFASNTPPIIVPETLDPLNLLGVLRRAKGSFVVVTNEFGVVQGLITPLDVLEAIAGEFPDEDETPDIIADGDGWLVKGGTDLHSLQQLLDTQELVKPEDDHASLAGLLIDQKGQLPKAGEVIEMLPLRFQIIEATDYRIDLVRVTKERQEDEEE; encoded by the coding sequence ATGGAATTTCTTTTAGACCCCTCAATCTGGGCCGGTCTCTTTACGCTCATTGTTCTTGAGATCGTGCTGGGCATCGATAACCTGGTGTTTATCGCTATTCTGGCCGATAAACTCCCGCCAAAGCAGCGTGATAAAGCCCGTCTGATTGGCCTGTCACTGGCGCTGATTATGCGTCTTGGCCTGCTGTCGCTTATCTCATGGATGGTGACCCTGACCCGTCCGCTGTTTAGCGTTGGCGAATTCAGCTTCTCTGGCCGTGACCTGATCCTGCTGGTGGGGGGGCTGTTCCTGCTGTTCAAAGCCACAATGGAGCTGCATGAACGGCTGGAAAACCGTGAGATGAATGACGGCGGCAATAAAGGATATGCCAGTTTCTGGGCCGTGGTGGTGCAGATCGTTATTCTTGATGCGGTATTCTCCCTCGATGCGGTAATCACCGCTGTCGGGATGGTTAACAATCTGGCGATTATGATGACCGCCGTGGTGATTGCGATGGGCGTGATGCTGCTGGCATCCAAACCGCTGACCAACTTTGTCAACGCGCATCCGACCGTGGTGGTGCTGTGCCTGAGCTTCCTGCTGATGATTGGTCTCAGCCTGGTGGCGGAAGGTTTCGGCTTCCATATTCCAAAAGGTTACCTGTACGCAGCGATTGGCTTCTCGATTCTTATTGAGCTGTTTAACCAGATTGCGCGCCATAACTTTATGCGCCATCAGGAAAGACGCCCGATGCGTGAACGCACCGCAGAGGCAATCCAGCGCCTGATGGGCGGGCGTCGTCAGAGCGAAGTGCAGAACAGTGAAAGCAGTGAAGTTGCCGCGATCATGCCGCAGGAAGCGTTTAAAGATGAAGAGCGCTACATGATCAATGGGGTACTGACGCTGGCATCCCGTTCAGTGCGCAGCATCATGACGCCGCGTGGTGAGATCTCCTGGGTTGACGCCACGCGTCCGCTGGATGAAGTTCGCCTGCAGCTGCTGGATACGCCGCACAGCCTGTTCCCGGTTTGCCGGGGCGAGCTGGACGAAATCATTGGCGTCGTGCGCGCGAAAGAGCTGCTGGTGGCCTTGGATCATGGGATTGATGTGGCAACCTTTGCCAGCAATACTCCGCCGATCATCGTACCGGAAACGCTCGACCCGCTGAACCTGCTGGGCGTGCTGCGCCGGGCGAAAGGCAGCTTTGTCGTTGTCACCAACGAGTTTGGCGTGGTGCAGGGGCTGATTACCCCGCTGGACGTGCTGGAAGCGATTGCCGGTGAGTTCCCGGATGAAGATGAAACCCCGGATATCATTGCGGATGGTGATGGCTGGCTGGTGAAGGGCGGAACCGATCTGCACTCGCTCCAGCAGCTGCTGGATACTCAGGAGCTGGTTAAGCCGGAAGACGATCATGCTTCGCTGGCAGGGCTGCTGATTGACCAGAAAGGTCAGCTGCCAAAAGCCGGTGAGGTGATTGAGATGCTGCCGCTACGCTTCCAGATTATTGAAGCCACCGACTACCGTATCGATCTGGTGCGCGTGACCAAAGAGCGTCAGGAAGACGAAGAAGAGTAA
- a CDS encoding DUF986 family protein, translated as MSLTDYLILLFIVLILLYAIYDELIMDRLHGPTRLKILLQRRNKLDSLIFIGLLAILLYKNLAAQGPQLTTMLLLALGGLSVWLFWIRAPKMLFKEKGFFYANVFIEYARISAINLSEDGVLVINLEKRRLLVHVRNLDDLETIYQFMLESR; from the coding sequence ATGTCTCTGACTGACTACCTGATACTCCTTTTTATCGTACTCATTCTGCTGTATGCGATCTATGACGAGCTGATTATGGATCGTCTGCATGGCCCCACCCGCCTGAAAATCCTGCTGCAGCGCCGCAACAAGCTCGACAGCCTGATCTTTATCGGCCTGCTGGCTATCCTGCTGTATAAGAACCTTGCCGCACAGGGGCCCCAGCTGACCACTATGCTGCTGCTGGCACTGGGAGGCCTCTCCGTCTGGCTGTTCTGGATCCGCGCGCCGAAAATGCTGTTTAAGGAGAAGGGATTTTTCTACGCGAACGTCTTTATTGAGTACGCGCGTATCAGCGCCATCAACCTGTCAGAAGATGGCGTACTGGTGATTAATCTGGAGAAACGGCGCCTGCTGGTTCATGTACGCAATCTGGACGATCTGGAAACCATCTATCAGTTTATGCTGGAGAGTCGCTGA
- a CDS encoding DUF2627 domain-containing protein: MCGIFSKEVLSKRLTLNTASLPSFNLVPHAVMSLVFLYVKPTGE; the protein is encoded by the coding sequence ATGTGTGGCATCTTCAGTAAAGAAGTTCTGAGTAAAAGACTAACGTTGAATACCGCTTCCTTGCCGAGCTTTAATTTAGTGCCTCATGCAGTAATGTCTCTGGTTTTTCTGTACGTTAAGCCCACGGGCGAATAA
- a CDS encoding YebO family protein: MNEINNGAMDMVSVGIVALLVIIGLVVWFFVNRASVKASQQVQLLEALLEEQKRQNAMLRRLTDAVAGKEQGAAAKDNADSKDFTRLIPER; this comes from the coding sequence ATGAATGAAATAAACAATGGTGCGATGGATATGGTCTCTGTTGGCATCGTGGCGTTGCTGGTGATAATCGGGCTGGTGGTATGGTTTTTCGTTAACCGCGCCAGCGTGAAGGCCAGTCAGCAGGTCCAACTGCTGGAAGCACTGCTGGAAGAGCAGAAGCGTCAGAACGCGATGCTGCGCCGCCTTACCGATGCGGTTGCCGGCAAAGAGCAGGGTGCTGCAGCGAAAGATAACGCTGATAGCAAAGATTTTACCCGGCTGATCCCGGAGCGCTAA
- the kdgR gene encoding DNA-binding transcriptional regulator KdgR yields the protein MASADPDKQPDSVSSVMKVFGILQALGEERENGITELSQRVMMSKSTVYRFLQTMKTLGYVSQEGESEKYALTLKLFELGAKALQNVDLIRSADIQMREISRQTKETIHLGALEEDSIVYIHKIDSLYNLRMYSRIGRRNPLHSTAIGKVLLAWRERGEVDAILANVEFTRSTARTITTKDALLPVLEQVRSQGFGEDNEEQEEGLRCIAVPVFDRFGMVIAGLSISFPTIRFAEENKKEVVAMLHLAAKNISQQMGYHHYPF from the coding sequence ATGGCGAGTGCCGATCCAGATAAACAGCCCGATTCCGTCTCTTCAGTGATGAAAGTATTTGGCATTTTACAGGCGCTGGGCGAAGAGCGTGAAAACGGCATCACCGAGCTGTCGCAGCGCGTGATGATGTCGAAAAGCACCGTATACCGTTTTCTCCAAACCATGAAAACGCTCGGCTACGTCTCACAGGAAGGGGAGTCAGAGAAATATGCGCTGACGCTAAAACTGTTCGAGCTGGGGGCTAAAGCCCTGCAAAACGTCGATCTGATCCGCAGTGCCGATATTCAGATGCGTGAGATCTCGCGCCAGACGAAAGAGACTATTCACCTTGGCGCCCTGGAAGAAGACAGCATTGTCTATATCCATAAAATCGACTCCCTGTACAACCTGCGCATGTATTCGCGCATTGGTCGCCGTAACCCGCTGCACAGTACCGCAATTGGTAAAGTGCTTTTAGCGTGGCGCGAGCGTGGCGAAGTGGATGCAATTCTGGCTAATGTTGAGTTTACCCGCAGCACGGCACGCACCATTACCACTAAGGACGCGCTGTTGCCCGTGCTGGAGCAGGTGCGTAGCCAGGGATTTGGCGAAGATAATGAAGAGCAGGAAGAGGGGTTACGCTGTATTGCGGTGCCGGTGTTTGACCGCTTTGGCATGGTGATTGCCGGACTGAGCATCTCTTTCCCGACCATCCGTTTCGCGGAAGAGAATAAAAAAGAGGTGGTGGCGATGCTGCATCTGGCGGCAAAAAATATCTCACAACAGATGGGTTACCACCACTATCCCTTCTGA
- the manX gene encoding PTS mannose transporter subunit IIAB, whose amino-acid sequence MTIAIMIGTHGWAAEQLLKTAEMLLGEQENVGWIDFVPGENAETLIEKYQARLANMDSTQGVLFLVDTWGGSPFNAASRLVVDKPDYEVVAGVNIPMLVEVLMARDDNPTFDELVALAVETGREGVKALKAKAPEAPAPAAAVKAPAAPQAPMAPGDHMKIGLARIDDRLIHGQVATRWTKETNVTRIIVVSDEVAADNVRKTLLTQVAPPGVTAHVVDVAKMIRVWNNPKYGHDKVMLLFTNPTDVVRLVEEGVNITSVNIGGMAFRQGKTQVNNAVSVDAKDIEAFKKLNERGIELEVRKVSSDQRLKMMDLIAKMHQ is encoded by the coding sequence GTGACTATTGCTATTATGATTGGCACGCACGGCTGGGCAGCAGAACAACTGCTGAAAACTGCCGAAATGCTGTTAGGGGAACAGGAAAATGTCGGTTGGATTGACTTTGTCCCCGGAGAAAACGCCGAAACCCTGATCGAGAAATATCAGGCACGGTTAGCCAATATGGACAGTACGCAGGGAGTGCTTTTTCTGGTCGATACCTGGGGGGGCAGCCCGTTTAACGCCGCCAGCCGCCTTGTGGTAGATAAACCCGATTATGAAGTCGTCGCCGGGGTCAATATTCCGATGCTGGTCGAAGTACTGATGGCACGAGACGATAACCCAACCTTTGATGAACTGGTCGCGCTGGCCGTGGAAACTGGCCGTGAAGGGGTAAAAGCCCTGAAAGCGAAAGCACCAGAAGCCCCTGCCCCCGCCGCTGCGGTGAAAGCTCCGGCTGCACCACAGGCCCCGATGGCACCCGGCGATCACATGAAAATCGGTCTGGCACGTATCGATGACCGTTTAATCCATGGCCAGGTCGCCACCCGCTGGACCAAAGAAACCAACGTAACCCGCATTATTGTCGTCAGCGATGAAGTTGCTGCCGATAACGTGCGTAAAACGTTGCTGACTCAGGTTGCCCCGCCGGGCGTTACCGCGCATGTGGTGGACGTAGCGAAAATGATCCGCGTGTGGAACAACCCGAAATATGGCCACGATAAAGTGATGCTGCTGTTTACCAATCCTACCGATGTGGTGCGACTGGTGGAAGAAGGCGTCAATATCACGTCGGTCAACATCGGGGGGATGGCGTTCCGTCAGGGGAAAACTCAGGTCAACAATGCGGTATCGGTGGATGCTAAAGATATTGAGGCGTTCAAAAAGTTGAATGAGCGCGGAATCGAACTGGAAGTGCGTAAAGTATCGAGCGACCAGAGACTGAAAATGATGGATCTGATCGCCAAAATGCATCAGTAG
- a CDS encoding PTS mannose transporter subunit IID encodes MVDTTTTTTQKKLTPGDVRGVFLRSNLFQGSWNFERMQALGFCYSMVPVIRRLYPENNDDRKQAIKRHLEFFNTHPYVAAPVLGVTMAMEEQRANGAPIDDAAINGIKVGLMGPLAGVGDPIFWGTVRPVFAALGAGIAMSGSLMGPLLFFVLFNLVRLLVRYYGVAYGYRKGVDIVSDMGGGFLQKLTEGASILGLFVMGALVNKWTHVNVPLVVSEITDQTGKTTVTTVQSILDQLMPGLIPLLLTFGCMWLLRRKVNALWIIMGFFVIGIFGYWIGLLGV; translated from the coding sequence ATGGTTGACACAACAACTACCACTACGCAGAAGAAATTAACGCCAGGCGATGTGCGCGGTGTGTTCTTACGCTCAAACCTGTTCCAGGGTTCGTGGAACTTCGAACGTATGCAGGCGCTGGGTTTCTGTTATTCGATGGTACCGGTAATCCGCCGTTTGTACCCGGAAAATAACGACGACCGCAAACAGGCGATCAAACGTCACCTGGAGTTCTTCAACACCCATCCGTATGTGGCTGCTCCGGTACTCGGCGTGACCATGGCCATGGAAGAACAGCGCGCCAACGGAGCGCCGATCGACGATGCTGCCATAAACGGCATTAAAGTCGGCCTGATGGGGCCGCTGGCCGGCGTGGGTGACCCGATCTTCTGGGGTACCGTGCGCCCGGTATTTGCGGCCCTGGGCGCAGGTATCGCGATGAGCGGCAGCCTGATGGGCCCCCTGCTGTTCTTTGTCCTGTTTAACCTGGTGCGTCTGCTGGTGCGCTACTACGGCGTGGCTTATGGCTATCGTAAAGGTGTCGATATCGTTAGCGATATGGGCGGCGGCTTCCTGCAAAAACTGACTGAGGGGGCGTCGATTCTCGGCCTGTTTGTCATGGGGGCACTGGTCAACAAGTGGACGCACGTGAACGTGCCGCTGGTGGTTTCTGAGATTACCGACCAGACCGGTAAAACCACGGTCACCACCGTACAGTCGATTCTTGACCAGCTGATGCCGGGCTTAATCCCGCTGCTGCTCACCTTTGGCTGTATGTGGCTGCTGCGCCGTAAGGTGAATGCCCTGTGGATTATTATGGGCTTCTTCGTTATCGGTATCTTCGGTTACTGGATTGGCCTGCTGGGCGTATAA
- the cspE gene encoding transcription antiterminator/RNA stability regulator CspE has translation MAKIKGQVKWFNESKGFGFITPADGSKDVFVHFSAIQGNGFKTLAEGQNVEFEIQDGQKGPAAVNVTAI, from the coding sequence ATGGCAAAGATTAAAGGTCAGGTTAAGTGGTTCAACGAGTCTAAAGGTTTTGGTTTCATCACTCCTGCTGACGGCAGCAAAGATGTGTTCGTACACTTCTCTGCAATCCAGGGTAATGGCTTCAAAACTCTGGCTGAAGGCCAGAACGTTGAGTTCGAAATTCAGGATGGCCAGAAAGGCCCTGCTGCTGTGAACGTCACCGCTATCTAA